In the genome of Acidobacteriota bacterium, the window CTGTTATGGGTGTGTTGGCTGGTGGTCGTGTTCGCATTGGTCAGCATACTCGGCGGGGGTGAGTCCTCCGAGGCTGCTGTGTGGCCGCCAGGTGTTGTACTCCTTTCTCCAATCCTCGATCAGGATGCGTGCTTCGGTGAGGGATCCGAACTCGGTGATGTTCAGCAGTTCATCTCGTACCCGACCGTTGAATGATTCGACCCACGGGTTCTGCCACGGCGATCCTGGTTCGATGTAGATCGTTTGAAGGCCTCGCAGGCGGCACCAGTCCCTCAGGACCCAGGCGATCAACTCGGGTCCGTTGTCCATCCGAATGAACCCGGGTGCACCACGCTGGGCGACGAGACGGTTAAGGCAGTCAACAACATCGTCACTAGTGATAGACCGCTCAACGTCCATTGCGAGGGCCTCACGGGTGTGTTCATCCACAATGTTCAACAGCTTCAAGCGACGTAGATCAGCGGTTTCGTCGAACACGAAATCGAGTGCCCACACATGGTTCCGATGCTCAGCAGTCAGGAGTGTGCCGTCAAGGCCGCCGGGTCGACGCTTCTTCTGCTTCTTCGGTAGTGGCCGACGTAGACCCTCCTCAC includes:
- a CDS encoding IS3 family transposase, producing the protein RRRAVTVLVERFGVSERRACRVVGQHRSTQRRPSRREPQADAKLRRRLRRFARNHPRMGWRKAHTVVRREGYCVNHKKLRRLWREEGLRRPLPKKQKKRRPGGLDGTLLTAEHRNHVWALDFVFDETADLRRLKLLNIVDEHTREALAMDVERSITSDDVVDCLNRLVAQRGAPGFIRMDNGPELIAWVLRDWCRLRGLQTIYIEPGSPWQNPWVESFNGRVRDELLNITEFGSLTEARILIEDWRKEYNTWRPHSSLGGLTPAEYADQCEHDHQPTHP